From one Streptomyces chromofuscus genomic stretch:
- a CDS encoding GNAT family N-acetyltransferase, whose translation MRFSWDLIEPVMPVPYVPTLGPVRQDDPLPDLFEAVVETAGTDRFLPYDKDQRWFERKTEHVMADAIEHDRHLTLIPTLAERAGGVVKVHVYGSAPDSLSAGADLARKLAAVHGARQARVVWFLGPEQPEAYARGVGTRVQLKEFAAGPGEAPGVQVVEYEQLDEPERFGVFADQMAADGFAFLYGQMVDGAVGPVLVVLDEGTVAGAIGPMETMTDAVGRERLLPQYFGVLPQYRGVGYGRTLWRAAMHWGYEHGAAYQLLQTEVGGASDRLCSAEGLTSLGFVNQKAA comes from the coding sequence ATGCGCTTCTCCTGGGACCTGATCGAGCCCGTGATGCCTGTGCCGTACGTGCCGACGCTCGGCCCCGTCCGCCAGGACGACCCGCTGCCCGATCTCTTCGAGGCCGTCGTCGAGACCGCGGGCACCGACCGCTTCCTGCCTTACGACAAGGACCAGCGATGGTTCGAGAGGAAGACCGAACACGTCATGGCCGACGCCATCGAGCACGACCGGCACCTGACCCTGATCCCCACGCTCGCCGAGCGGGCCGGGGGCGTGGTCAAGGTCCACGTGTACGGGTCGGCTCCGGATAGCTTGTCGGCCGGTGCCGACCTGGCCCGCAAGCTCGCTGCCGTCCACGGCGCGAGGCAGGCCCGGGTGGTCTGGTTCCTCGGCCCCGAGCAGCCTGAGGCGTACGCCCGCGGCGTCGGGACCCGGGTCCAGCTAAAGGAGTTCGCCGCCGGGCCCGGCGAAGCCCCCGGCGTCCAGGTGGTGGAGTACGAGCAGCTCGACGAGCCGGAGCGGTTCGGCGTCTTCGCGGACCAGATGGCGGCGGATGGCTTCGCGTTCCTCTACGGGCAGATGGTCGACGGGGCCGTGGGCCCCGTGCTGGTCGTCCTCGACGAGGGAACGGTGGCCGGGGCGATCGGCCCGATGGAGACGATGACCGACGCCGTCGGACGGGAGCGGCTGCTGCCGCAGTACTTCGGCGTCCTGCCGCAGTACAGGGGAGTCGGCTACGGGCGGACGCTGTGGCGGGCGGCCATGCACTGGGGGTACGAGCACGGCGCCGCGTACCAGCTCCTGCAGACCGAGGTCGGCGGTGCCTCCGACCGGCTCTGTTCAGCCGAGGGGCTGACGTCTCTTGGGTTCGTCAACCAGAAAGCTGCGTGA
- a CDS encoding IS5 family transposase, translating into MSDRKPYPSDLSDARWALIEPTLTAWRNARLERRPTGQPAKVDLRDVFNAILYLNRAGIPWKYLPHDFPGHGTVYFYYAAWRDEGIFAQLNYDLTALARVKEGRKPEPTASVIDTQSVKTSTNVPVTSQGTDAAKKIVGRKRGILTDTIGVILAVTVAGAGLSENAMGIRLLDQAKETYPTIAKSWVDTGFKNAVVEHGARLGIDVEVVNRNPEKRGFHIVKRRWVVERSIGWIMMHRRLARDYETLTASFEAMIHIASIDNLAKRITDENTLTWRGTY; encoded by the coding sequence GTGAGTGATCGAAAGCCGTACCCCAGCGACTTGTCGGACGCCCGATGGGCCCTGATCGAACCGACGTTGACGGCCTGGCGGAATGCCCGCCTCGAACGTCGCCCCACCGGCCAGCCGGCGAAAGTCGACCTGCGTGACGTGTTCAACGCGATCCTCTATCTCAACCGCGCCGGAATTCCCTGGAAATACCTCCCACATGACTTCCCGGGCCACGGCACCGTCTACTTCTACTACGCCGCATGGCGCGACGAGGGGATCTTCGCCCAGCTCAATTACGACCTCACCGCCCTGGCCCGCGTGAAGGAAGGCCGTAAGCCCGAGCCGACAGCCTCCGTCATCGACACCCAGAGCGTCAAGACCTCGACCAACGTGCCTGTGACCAGCCAGGGAACGGACGCCGCGAAGAAGATCGTGGGCCGGAAGCGGGGCATCCTGACCGACACGATCGGCGTCATTCTCGCCGTGACAGTCGCCGGCGCCGGCCTCTCCGAGAACGCCATGGGAATACGCCTTCTCGACCAGGCGAAAGAGACCTACCCGACCATCGCGAAAAGCTGGGTCGACACTGGCTTCAAGAACGCCGTCGTCGAGCACGGGGCCCGCCTCGGAATCGACGTTGAAGTCGTCAACCGCAACCCAGAAAAGCGCGGCTTCCACATCGTGAAAAGACGCTGGGTAGTGGAGCGGAGTATCGGCTGGATCATGATGCACCGCCGCCTCGCCCGCGACTACGAGACGCTCACGGCCAGCTTCGAGGCGATGATCCACATCGCCTCGATCGACAATCTCGCCAAGCGCATAACTGACGAGAACACCCTTACCTGGCGAGGGACTTACTAG